One part of the Rutidosis leptorrhynchoides isolate AG116_Rl617_1_P2 chromosome 1, CSIRO_AGI_Rlap_v1, whole genome shotgun sequence genome encodes these proteins:
- the LOC139885973 gene encoding DDRGK domain-containing protein 1-like — protein sequence MEDVIVAIISMLLIVALIPIYLWRRIQVSSSHDEHEEQPQAPQRETVVRPSGTRSRMRRRNTSAASTSSAPQTVEVETEDGSDEEAVEGEYYTAKASKKKGRKKEERQAQRQAEEAARESRNTKQDRYAEIRRRKDEEHEAKERMLEEEAAARKAKEEEAAALEFEKWKGEFSIDAEGTTENEVQDGTQGLLFDFVEYIKKQKCVPLEDLAAEFKLRTQDCINRITSLEDMGRLSGVMDDRGKYIYISHEEMQAVADYIKREGRVSIAHLASQSNQFIDLEPKAHFVEDLAIADEITVA from the exons ATGGAGGATGTAATTGTAGCAATCATTTCAATGCTTCTTATTGTTGCTTTAATTCCGATTTACCTGTGGAGACGCATTCAGGTTTCGTCGTCTCATGATGAACATGAAGAACAACCTCAG GCGCCACAGAGAGAAACTGTTGTGCGGCCTAGTGGTACTCGCAGTAGGATGCGTAGACGGAATACTTCTGCTGCCAGCACGTCTTCTGCTCCTCAAACTGTAGAAG TCGAAACTGAAGATGGAAGTGATGAGGAAGCTGTTGAAGGCGAATATTATACTGCAAAGGCATCAAAGAAGAAAGGAAGGAAGAAAGAGGAGCGCCAAGCACAACGACAG GCTGAAGAGGCTGCAAGGGAGTCAAGAAACACAAAACAAGATCGTTATGCAGAGATACGTAGGAGAAAGGATGAGGAACATGAAGCAAAAGAGCGTATGCTG GAAGAAGAAGCTGCAGCCCGAAAGGCCAAGGAGGAGGAAGCTGCGGCGTTAGAATTTGAGAAGTGGAAAGGAGAATTTTCAATAGATGCTGAAGGTACTACGGAAAATGAAGTCCAAGATGGAACCCAGGGTTTACTTTTTGATTTTGTTGAGTATATCAAG AAACAGAAATGCGTTCCATTGGAAGATCTTGCTGCAGAATTCAAGCTACGGACTCAG GACTGTATTAATCGGATCACCTCACTGGAAGATATGG GGAGATTATCTGGTGTGATGGACGATAGAGGAAAATACATATACATCTCTCACGAAGAAATGCAGGCAGTTGCCGACTATATTAAGCGCGAAGGAAGGGTCAGTATCGCACATCTAGCAAGCCAGTCAAACCAGTTCATAGATTTGGAGCCCAAAGCACATTTTGTCGAGGACTTGGCTATTGCAGATGAAATTACAGTTGCTTGA